In Zingiber officinale cultivar Zhangliang chromosome 6A, Zo_v1.1, whole genome shotgun sequence, a single genomic region encodes these proteins:
- the LOC121994941 gene encoding protein DMP7-like → MATHQAAAAAGGHCLLADDNGRHDTAPPTALQRVYKNAAHLANFLPTGTALAFHVLSPVITDDGRCPAPTDRAMTAALLLSCAISAFLLTLTDSFHDPATGHIRYGFATARGLLVIDGHGPPPPGLAARHRLKAVDLVHAFATVLVFATVAVSNNNVRSCFQPILSDDVDRAVTAMPMAVGFVVSAVFIAFPTTRHGIGYPVMHKS, encoded by the coding sequence ATGGCGACGCACCAAGCTGCGGCGGCCGCCGGCGGGCATTGTCTGTTAGCCGACGACAACGGCCGACACGATACGGCGCCGCCGACGGCCCTGCAGCGGGTGTACAAGAACGCGGCCCACCTGGCCAACTTCCTCCCCACCGGCACCGCCCTCGCCTTCCACGTCCTCTCCCCCGTGATCACCGACGACGGCCGCTGCCCCGCCCCGACCGACCGCGCCATGACCGCCGCCCTCCTCCTCTCCTGCGCCATCTCCGCCTTCCTCCTCACCCTCACCGACAGCTTCCACGACCCCGCGACCGGCCACATCCGTTACGGCTTCGCCACCGCGCGCGGCCTCCTAGTCATCGACGGCCACGGGCCACCTCCTCCCGGCCTCGCCGCCCGCCACCGCCTCAAGGCCGTCGACCTCGTGCACGCCTTCGCGACGGTACTCGTCTTCGCGACCGTCGCCGTATCCAACAACAACGTCCGATCCTGTTTCCAACCGATTCTGTCGGACGACGTGGACCGCGCCGTGACGGCGATGCCGATGGCGGTTGGGTTCGTGGTCAGCGCGGTGTTCATCGCTTTCCCCACGACTCGCCACGGCATCGGATACCCTGTCATGCACAAATCTTGA
- the LOC121996579 gene encoding protein CUP-SHAPED COTYLEDON 2-like isoform X1, with translation MIFNSVAMEMYVAGEAQLPPGFRFHPTDEELIMHYLLKKVLDGNFAGRAIAEIDLNKCEPWELPEKAKMGEKEWYFFSLRDRKYPTGLRTNRATDAGYWKATGKDREIYSSKTMSLVGMKKTLVFYRGRAPKGEKSNWVMHEYRLEGKFAYHFLSASSKVRTKDAILILILF, from the exons ATGATCTTTAACAGTGTTGCAATGGAGATGTACGTCGCCGGCGAGGCTCAGCTGCCGCCGGGCTTCCGATTTCACCCCACGGACGAAGAGCTCATCATGCATTACCTCCTCAAGAAAGTGCTCGACGGCAACTTCGCCGGACGCGCCATCGCCGAGATCGACCTCAACAAATGCGAGCCATGGGAGCTCCCTG AGAAGGCGAAGATGGGGGAGAAGGAATGGTACTTCTTTAGCCTTCGCGACCGGAAGTACCCCACCGGACTGCGGACCAACCGGGCCACAGACGCCGGTTACTGGAAGGCGACGGGGAAGGACCGTGAAATCTACAGCTCGAAGACGATGTCGCTGGTGGGGATGAAGAAGACGCTGGTGTTCTACAGAGGGAGAGCTCCGAAGGGGGAGAAGAGCAACTGGGTCATGCACGAGTACAGGCTCGAAGGCAAGTTCGCCTACCATTTCTTGTCGGCATCTTCCAAGGTGAGAACGAAAGATgcgattttgattttgattttattttaa
- the LOC121996579 gene encoding protein CUP-SHAPED COTYLEDON 2-like isoform X2, with product MEMYVAGEAQLPPGFRFHPTDEELIMHYLLKKVLDGNFAGRAIAEIDLNKCEPWELPEKAKMGEKEWYFFSLRDRKYPTGLRTNRATDAGYWKATGKDREIYSSKTMSLVGMKKTLVFYRGRAPKGEKSNWVMHEYRLEGKFAYHFLSASSKVRTKDAILILILF from the exons ATGGAGATGTACGTCGCCGGCGAGGCTCAGCTGCCGCCGGGCTTCCGATTTCACCCCACGGACGAAGAGCTCATCATGCATTACCTCCTCAAGAAAGTGCTCGACGGCAACTTCGCCGGACGCGCCATCGCCGAGATCGACCTCAACAAATGCGAGCCATGGGAGCTCCCTG AGAAGGCGAAGATGGGGGAGAAGGAATGGTACTTCTTTAGCCTTCGCGACCGGAAGTACCCCACCGGACTGCGGACCAACCGGGCCACAGACGCCGGTTACTGGAAGGCGACGGGGAAGGACCGTGAAATCTACAGCTCGAAGACGATGTCGCTGGTGGGGATGAAGAAGACGCTGGTGTTCTACAGAGGGAGAGCTCCGAAGGGGGAGAAGAGCAACTGGGTCATGCACGAGTACAGGCTCGAAGGCAAGTTCGCCTACCATTTCTTGTCGGCATCTTCCAAGGTGAGAACGAAAGATgcgattttgattttgattttattttaa
- the LOC121996580 gene encoding uncharacterized protein LOC121996580, protein MKGPDRESCGSYSNASEREAAHVPCFSTTTISAASTGMDLHFPPPPSAIPPTGFPSLRSLQNKLYLPVFFSDATAPAALEAPQSAIAETEFDRASQADAAVRAHPMPVGSTELDCIWSF, encoded by the coding sequence ATGAAGGGCCCTGACCGCGAGAGTTGCGGCTCCTATAGCAACGCCTCTGAGAGAGAGGCGGCGCACGTGCCCTGCTTCTCCACCACCACTATCTCCGCCGCCTCTACCGGCATGGACCTCCACTTCCCACCGCCTCCTTCGGCGATTCCTCCGACAGGCTTCCCAAGCCTCAGGTCGCTGCAGAATAAGCTTTACCTGCCGGTCTTCTTCTCTGATGCGACCGCGCCGGCGGCGTTGGAGGCGCCGCAGTCAGCAATCGCGGAGACGGAATTCGATCGGGCGTCGCAGGCTGACGCGGCGGTGCGCGCCCACCCGATGCCGGTAGGGTCCACTGAACTAGATTGCATTTGGAGTTTCTAA
- the LOC121996578 gene encoding elongation factor G, mitochondrial-like, producing MTRPCATRLLSYIRRAQSNRLRPLSILVFEGAANGVERRAMSTAARANEEKDPWWREAMGRMRNIGISAHIDSGKTTLTERVLFYTGRIHEIHEVRGKDGVGAKMDSMDLEREKGITIQSAATYCTWNGYQVNIIDTPGHVDFTIEVERALRVLDGAILVLCSVGGVQSQSITVDRQMRRYEVPRVAFINKLDRMGADPWKVLNQARHKLRHHSAALQFPIGLEEAFQGLVDLVELKAYYFHGSNGEKIETADIPQHLEALVAEKRRELIEVVSEVDDKLAEAFLNDEPISPTELKMAIRRATIARKFVPVFMGSAFKNKGVQPLLDGVLHYLPCPTEVENFALDQNKDEEKILLSGTPSGPFVALAFKLEEGRFGQLTYLRIYEGVIRRGDFMINVNTGKKIKVPRLVRMHSDEMEDIQEAHAGQIVAVFGVDCASGDTFTDGSVRYTMTSMNVPEPVMSLAVSPISKDSGGQFSKALNRFQKEDPTFRVGLDTESGQTIISGMGELHLDIYVERIRREYKVDAKVGKPRVNFRETVTQSSDFDYLHKKQTGGQGQYGRVCGYIEPLPMDSPVKFEFENNIVGQAIPSSFIPAIEKGFREACNSGSLIGHPVEYIRIVLTDGASHAVDSSELAFKLAAIYAFRKCYSTARPIILEPVMKVELKFPTEFQGTVTGDINKRKGLIVGNDQDGDDTVVVSHVPLNNMFGYSTSLRSMTQGKGEFTMEYLEHSPVSQEVQTQLVNQHNVDKSQQ from the exons ATGACGAGACCATGCGCCACCCGCCTCCTCTCGTACATCCGCCGCGCGCAGAGCAACCGGCTCCGCCCGCTGTCCATCCTCGTCTTCGAGGGCGCCGCGAACGGCGTCGAGCGGCGGGCGATGTCGACCGCGGCGCGTGCCAACGAGGAAAAGGATCCTTGGTGGAGGGAGGCGATGGGCCGGATGCGCAACATCGGAATCTCGGCCCACATCGACTCCGGAAAAACCACCCTCACCGAGCGGGTGCTCTTCTACACGGGGAGAATTCACGAGATCCATGAGGTCCGCGGCAAGGACGGAGTGGGCGCGAAGATGGACTCGATGGACCTCGAGAGGGAGAAGGGAATTACGATCCAATCGGCCGCGACCTACTGCACATGGAACGGATATCAG GTTAATATCATTGATACACCAGGTCATGTTGATTTCACCATCGAAGTTGAAAGAGCTTTGCGTGTTCTTGATGGTGCTATTTTGGTGCTCTGTAGTGTTGGGGGTGTACAAAGTCAGTCAATTACTGTTGATCGTCAGATGAGAAGGTATGAAGTCCCAAGGGTTGCATTTATCAACAAGTTAGACCGGATGGGAGCAGATCCATGGAAGGTTCTTAATCAG GCACGACATAAACTACGCCACCACAGTGCAGCCTTACAATTTCCCATTGGATTAGAAGAAGCATTTCAGGGTCTTGTGGATCTTGTGGAACTGAAAGCGTATTACTTTCATGGATCAAATGG TGAGAAGATTGAAACAGCTGATATCCCACAGCATTTGGAGGCTCTGGTTGCAGAAAAGCGGCGTGAACTTATTGAAGTTGTTTCTGAAGTAGATGATAAGCTTGCTGAAGCTTTTCTCAATGACGAACCAATTTCTCCCACTGAACTCAAG ATGGCAATTCGAAGAGCTACAATAGCACGCAAATTTGTTCCTGTCTTCATGGGAAGTGCTTTCAAGAATAAG GGGGTACAACCACTTTTAGATGGAGTTCTTCATTATTTGCCTTGCCCAACTGAAGTTGAAAACTTTGCCCTTGACCAAAACAAGGATGAAGAAAAG ATTTTATTATCTGGGACTCCATCTGGGCCATTTGTTGCTTTAGCTTTCAAACTGGAAGAAGGTCGTTTTGGTCAATTGACTTATCTGAG AATCTATGAAGGTGTCATTCGCAGAGGTgactttatgataaatgtaaacACAGGGAAAAAGATTAAA GTTCCTCGTCTGGTTAGGATGCATTCTGATGAGATGGAG GATATTCAAGAAGCCCATGCTGGGCAGATTGTTGCAGTCTTTGGTGTAGATTGTGCATCAG GTGATACTTTTACAGATGGTTCAGTTAGATATACTATGACTTCCATGAATGTTCCTGAGCCAGTCATGTCTTTGGCTGTCTCACCTATATCAAAAGATTCTGGAGGACAA TTTTCAAAAGCTTTAAACCGATTCCAGAAAGAGGATCCTACATTTCGTGTTGGATTGGACACTGAGAGTGGCCAA ACAATTATTTCTGGGATGGGAGAGTTGCATTTGGACATTTATGTCGAGCGCATCCGGAGGGAATACAAA GTCGATGCAAAAGTTGGAAAGCCTCGTGTTAACTTCAGGGAGACTGTTACTCAAAGCTCTGATTTTGATTATCTTCACAAAAAACAAACTGGAGGTCAAGGTCAATATGGACGAGTGTGCGG GTACATTGAACCTCTTCCAATGGATTCTCCTGTAAAATTTGAATTTGAGAACAATATTGTAGGACAAGCAATACCCTCAAGCTTCATCCCAGCTATTGAGAAAGGTTTCCGAGAAGCTTGCAACTC TGGTTCCTTGATTGGACATCCTGTTGAATACATCCGAATAGTTTTGACAGATGGGGCATCACATGCTGTTGATTCGAGTGAGCTTGCATTTAAGCTGGCAGCTATATATGCATTTAGAAAG TGTTATTCTACAGCTAGACCTATCATATTGGAACCAGTGATGAAGGTGGAGTTGAAATTTCCGACAGAATTTCAGGGCACTGTTACTGGTGATATTAACAA GCGGAAAGGTTTGATCGTTGGAAATGACCAGGATGGCGATGATACAGTGGTGGTTTCTCAT GTACCACTAAACAACATGTTTGGATATTCGACATCCCTCCGCTCCATGACACAG GGCAAAGGCGAGTTCACCATGGAATACCTGGAACACTCTCCTGTCTCACAAGAAGTACAAACACAACTAGTCAATCAACACAATGTAGACAAGTCCCAACAGTAA